In Labrus mixtus chromosome 11, fLabMix1.1, whole genome shotgun sequence, a single window of DNA contains:
- the ggctb gene encoding gamma-glutamylcyclotransferase → MRMVCECWKVFCHSAARSLSLSFSPLNTRLLSSPLSPSSSSLSFLFPFRNNMENNYTFLYFAYGSNLLKERLQLKNPSATVHCVARLKEYKLVFGNYKGLASDRWHGGVATIEKSPGDEVWGVVWRMNMTDLESLDSQENVTLGAYSPVELPVKIKGRELSCRTYIMNSCVYAPPSPQYLRVIVMGAEQNGLPKDYQEKLRAIKTNMYEGPLPMMNELDRIRRAKEKDLQGCDDGRVQVHFLL, encoded by the exons ATGAGAATGGTGTGTGAGTGCTGGAAGGTGTTCTGTCACTCTgcagctcgctctctctctctcagcttctcTCCTCTGAACACTCgactcctctcttctcctctttcaccttcatcttcatctttatcCTTCCTCTTCCCGTTCAGGAACAACATGGAGAATAACTACACCTTCCTGTACTTTGCTTATGGCAGTAACCTGCTGAAGGAGCGCCTTCAGCTGAAGAACCCGTCTGCCACGGTTCACTGTGTGGCCCGGCTCAAG GAATATAAACTGGTGTTTGGGAACTATAAAGGCCTGGCAAGTGACCGGTGGCACGGCGGGGTGGCCACCATCGAGAAGAGCCCCGGAGACGAGGTGTGGGGGGTGGTGTGGAGGATGAACATGACAGACCTCGAGTCCCTGGACAG TCAGGAGAATGTGACATTGGGTGCGTACAGTCCAGTGGAGCTCCCAGTGAAGATTAAAGGACGGGAGCTCAGCTGTCGGACCTACATCATGAACAGCTGTGTGTACgctcctccatcacctcagtaCCTGCGG GTGATAGTGATGGGCGCAGAGCAGAACGGCCTGCCCAAGGACTACCAGGAGAAGCTGAGAGCCATCAAGACCAACATGTATGAAGGTCCTCTGCCCATGATGAATGAACTGGATCGAATCAGGAGAGCCAAAGAGAAGGACCTCCAAGGCTGTGATGATGGCCGGGTCCAGGTCCACTTTCTCCTGTAG